AGGGAATGGTCCCGGATGATCCGATCGGTTAAGGCCATGACCTTTTCTACGGTTTTGGGATCCAGAGAGGCCGTGTGCTCGTCAAGAAGGAGAACCTTGGGGGGGTTAAGGGTGGCCATGATCAAGGACAGACATTGGCGCTGCCCTCCTGAAAGGAGGCTGACCCGGTCCGAAAGCCGGGTTTCCAGTCCGAGATCCAAAGGCCTTAAAATTTCCTGATAACGTTTCCGGCCCGACCGGGTGACACCGAAAGAAAGCCCTCGAAAACACCCCCTGAGTTCGGCCATGGAAAGGTTTTCGGCAATGGTCATCGAGGGGGCCGTGCCCAGGCCGGGGTTTTGAAAGACCCGGCCCAGGAATTTGGCCCTCTGATGTTCTTTCAACCGGGTAATCTCCAGGCCGTCAATGAATATTTTCCCTTCATCCGGCAGGTAAGTGCCGGCGATAAGATTAAGCAAGGTGGTCTTACCGGCGCCGTTGGAGCCGATGACGGTTATGAAATCTCCTTTTTCAACCGTCAGCTCAAGGCCGTTGATGGCGACCTTTTCGTCAACCGTCCGGCGGTTGAATATCTTTT
The sequence above is a segment of the Deltaproteobacteria bacterium genome. Coding sequences within it:
- a CDS encoding ABC transporter ATP-binding protein, producing MVLIRDLKKIFNRRTVDEKVAINGLELTVEKGDFITVIGSNGAGKTTLLNLIAGTYLPDEGKIFIDGLEITRLKEHQRAKFLGRVFQNPGLGTAPSMTIAENLSMAELRGCFRGLSFGVTRSGRKRYQEILRPLDLGLETRLSDRVSLLSGGQRQCLSLIMATLNPPKVLLLDEHTASLDPKTVEKVMALTDRIIRDHSLTAIMVTHNLSQAIYYGNRLIMLHEGKIHLDIQGDEKKSLTVPEVIKRFGGTLKDETLLC